A window from Candidatus Methylomirabilota bacterium encodes these proteins:
- a CDS encoding HAD family hydrolase: protein MSGRAYRAVLFDLFDTLVRFDRERLPAVAVNGRVVRSTVGELHPILTTWAPGVTLEALYNALLASWQEAERLRAIDHREVAAPERFACLLRYLGLDPGVCPGDVVHQLVETHRRGLSRAAEFPAPHGQLLVDLAGRYRLAVVSNFDYTPTAIGILEAAGVADLFEAVVVSDAVGWRKPAPAIFEVALNRLGLSPTEALFVGDRADIDVLGAQRIGMHAVWLNPGGGALPSGVAPPEFEIRDLGELRGILGGQRRI, encoded by the coding sequence ATGAGCGGACGGGCGTACCGGGCCGTGCTCTTCGATCTCTTCGACACCCTCGTCCGGTTCGACCGCGAGCGGCTGCCCGCAGTAGCGGTGAACGGACGGGTCGTGCGCTCCACCGTCGGCGAGCTCCACCCCATCCTGACGACGTGGGCGCCCGGGGTCACCCTGGAGGCGCTCTACAATGCCCTGCTGGCGAGCTGGCAGGAAGCCGAGCGGCTGCGCGCGATCGATCACCGTGAGGTCGCCGCGCCCGAGCGATTCGCGTGTCTCTTGCGCTATCTCGGCCTGGATCCGGGGGTGTGCCCCGGCGACGTGGTGCACCAGCTCGTGGAGACGCACCGGCGGGGGCTGAGCCGGGCTGCGGAGTTCCCCGCGCCACACGGACAGCTGCTGGTCGACCTGGCCGGGCGGTACCGCCTGGCCGTCGTCTCGAACTTCGACTACACCCCCACCGCGATCGGGATTCTGGAAGCGGCGGGAGTGGCGGACCTGTTCGAGGCGGTCGTGGTCTCCGACGCCGTGGGCTGGCGCAAGCCGGCGCCGGCGATCTTCGAAGTGGCCCTGAATCGGCTCGGGCTGTCGCCGACCGAGGCGCTGTTCGTGGGAGACCGCGCGGACATCGACGTGCTCGGCGCCCAGCGGATCGGCATGCATGCCGTCTGGCTCAATCCCGGCGGCGGGGCGCTGCCATCCGGCGTCGCGCCGCCCGAATTCGAGATCCGCGACCTGGGTGAGCTGCGCGGTATCCTGGGCGGCCAGAGACGCATCTAA
- a CDS encoding DUF2203 domain-containing protein: MADRYFSPAEVEALIPALTGIMDDVRRAHAEARALGEEMQDDQRRISLVGGGLVDREQWRTMRERLQRLGGQVKEGLDRIAALGGVPKDLDLGLVDFAHLRDGRVVNLCWKYGEREIRFWHGLDEGYASRKAL, from the coding sequence GTGGCTGACCGGTACTTCTCGCCGGCCGAGGTGGAGGCGCTGATCCCGGCGCTCACCGGGATCATGGACGATGTCCGGCGGGCCCACGCGGAGGCCAGGGCGCTCGGCGAGGAGATGCAGGACGATCAGCGACGGATCAGCCTGGTCGGCGGCGGGCTCGTCGACCGCGAACAGTGGCGGACGATGCGCGAACGCCTGCAGCGGCTGGGCGGGCAGGTCAAGGAGGGGCTCGACCGCATCGCGGCGCTGGGGGGCGTCCCCAAAGATCTCGACCTGGGACTGGTCGACTTCGCCCACCTGCGCGACGGGCGCGTGGTCAATCTCTGCTGGAAATACGGCGAGCGTGAGATCCGGTTCTGGCATGGCCTGGACGAGGGCTACGCCAGCCGCAAGGCGCTATGA
- a CDS encoding cupin domain-containing protein, translating into MKIRVRDHATVNPDKMARIALATTARAQLDLYCLAPGQEQKPHTHPDQDKIYFVLEGRGRVVLGDREEIVEAGEAVVAPAGAAHGLANAGTEPLLALVVVTPPPRHA; encoded by the coding sequence ATGAAGATTCGCGTCAGAGATCACGCCACCGTCAATCCGGACAAGATGGCCCGTATCGCGCTGGCCACGACCGCCCGGGCGCAGCTCGACCTCTACTGTCTCGCCCCCGGCCAGGAGCAGAAGCCCCACACCCATCCGGATCAGGACAAGATCTATTTCGTGCTCGAGGGCCGGGGCCGCGTGGTGCTCGGCGACCGCGAGGAGATCGTCGAGGCCGGTGAGGCGGTGGTGGCGCCGGCCGGCGCCGCCCACGGGCTGGCCAACGCCGGCACCGAGCCGCTCCTGGCCCTCGTCGTCGTCACGCCTCCCCCGCGCCACGCATGA
- a CDS encoding (Fe-S)-binding protein, translated as MDLDALRACVHCGICLPQCPTYRVLGEEMDSPRGRLYLMRAVAEGRLTPSATFARHMDLCLACRACETACPAGVPFGSLLEQTRGQLTRQGLTSRPRLLERLLYLLLPHPGRIGVALAAVRGWPGRGLRRRFRNSGVWRLVPRLAAMEALLPDDIPQAASLPRFTPARGARRGRVGLLTGCVQRHLCPGVGPDSVRLLSLAGWDVVVPGEQGCCGALELHGGRLEAFRRRARTLAAAFGDDLDHIVTDAAGCGSAMKEYGHWIVELSGVAQRVRDVSQLLVDADLPLGRLDTTATYHDPCHLVHGQRLRGEPRALLARIPGLRLEPLAESDLCCGSAGIYNLLEPVLADRLLDRKVDRIAATRARIVVTGNAGCLLQIARGCRARGLDIEVLHPVQLLARSVAAGDRSR; from the coding sequence GTGGATCTCGACGCCCTGCGCGCCTGCGTCCACTGCGGGATCTGCCTGCCGCAGTGCCCGACGTATCGTGTGCTGGGCGAGGAGATGGACTCCCCGCGCGGGCGCCTCTACTTGATGCGCGCCGTCGCCGAGGGCCGTCTGACGCCGTCGGCGACGTTCGCTCGCCACATGGATCTCTGTCTGGCGTGCCGGGCCTGCGAGACCGCCTGTCCGGCCGGGGTGCCGTTCGGCTCGCTCCTCGAGCAGACGCGGGGGCAGCTGACCCGCCAGGGCCTCACGTCCCGCCCACGACTCCTCGAGCGGCTGCTCTATCTGCTGCTGCCCCATCCGGGTCGCATCGGCGTTGCCCTGGCCGCGGTTCGTGGCTGGCCCGGTCGGGGGCTGCGGCGCCGTTTTCGGAACAGCGGAGTCTGGCGGCTCGTCCCCCGCCTGGCGGCGATGGAGGCGCTGCTGCCCGACGATATCCCGCAGGCGGCGAGCCTGCCGCGATTCACCCCCGCTCGGGGCGCCCGCCGCGGGCGTGTCGGGCTTCTCACCGGCTGCGTGCAGCGCCACCTCTGTCCCGGGGTGGGCCCGGACAGCGTGCGGCTGCTCAGCCTGGCGGGCTGGGACGTCGTGGTGCCGGGCGAGCAGGGTTGCTGCGGCGCGCTCGAGCTGCACGGCGGCCGGCTCGAGGCTTTTCGCCGGCGGGCCCGCACGCTGGCCGCTGCCTTCGGCGACGACCTCGACCATATCGTCACCGACGCTGCCGGCTGCGGATCGGCGATGAAGGAGTACGGCCATTGGATTGTCGAGCTGTCGGGCGTCGCCCAGCGCGTCCGCGACGTCAGTCAGCTGCTCGTCGACGCCGACCTGCCCTTGGGCCGGCTCGACACGACGGCGACGTATCACGACCCCTGTCATCTGGTCCATGGCCAGCGGCTGCGCGGCGAGCCCCGGGCCCTGCTGGCGCGGATCCCTGGCCTCCGGCTCGAGCCCCTGGCCGAGAGCGATCTCTGCTGTGGGAGCGCCGGCATTTACAATCTGCTCGAGCCGGTGCTGGCCGATCGGTTGCTGGACAGAAAGGTCGACCGCATCGCCGCTACCCGAGCCCGGATCGTGGTGACGGGTAACGCGGGATGCCTGCTGCAGATCGCCCGGGGGTGCCGCGCCCGGGGGCTCGACATCGAGGTGCTGCACCCCGTGCAGCTGCTGGCGCGCTCGGTCGCCGCCGGAGACAGGTCACGATGA
- a CDS encoding FAD-binding oxidoreductase gives MAVSMRSVGAALADVVGAARVTDHAAALRAAAVDDRVPRWVVRPASAEQVATVLALAAEERLAVIPRGSGAAMDLGAPPARLDLVLDTKDLVRVLDYQPDDLTVSVEVGVSAGALATELRPRRQQLPVDPPGWETRTLGGLVATNAHGPLRARYGTLRDLLLGVRFVQADGVLTWGGARVVKSVSGYDVPKLMVGALGTLGVLVELTLRLHPVPDREGTWLATLPSAAAAQSFIGLVLDSTLEPTRLELLNEPALRACQAPPAPFGVAVSLAGVEAAVRDEADRLQALARGAGGHLVALDDGFWPRYDRALARAEGEVVLQLGVLPSRIADTLDAITAAHAEVNSGATPRVAGCAASGSLRLLLPGAGVEDAASVVTRLRAAVGGFDGSVVVQAGPRALRATVDPWGAVAPAALELMRRLRDEFDPGRVLNPGRFVGGL, from the coding sequence ATGGCCGTCTCCATGCGGTCCGTCGGCGCCGCGCTCGCCGACGTCGTCGGGGCCGCGCGCGTCACCGACCATGCGGCGGCGCTACGCGCCGCCGCCGTCGATGATCGCGTGCCCCGGTGGGTGGTGAGGCCGGCCAGCGCCGAACAGGTCGCCACCGTGCTCGCGTTGGCCGCGGAGGAGCGGCTGGCCGTGATCCCGCGGGGAAGCGGCGCCGCGATGGATCTGGGCGCGCCGCCGGCGCGGCTCGATCTGGTGCTGGACACGAAGGACCTGGTCCGCGTGCTGGACTACCAACCCGACGATCTGACGGTCAGCGTGGAAGTGGGCGTGTCCGCGGGGGCGCTGGCCACAGAGCTGCGTCCCCGGCGTCAACAGCTGCCCGTGGATCCTCCGGGCTGGGAGACGCGGACGCTGGGCGGGCTCGTGGCCACCAACGCCCACGGGCCGCTGCGCGCGCGCTACGGGACACTTCGTGACCTGCTGCTCGGCGTCCGCTTCGTCCAGGCCGACGGTGTGCTGACCTGGGGCGGCGCCCGCGTCGTGAAGTCCGTCAGCGGGTACGACGTGCCCAAGCTGATGGTGGGCGCGCTGGGGACGCTCGGGGTGCTGGTGGAGCTGACCCTGCGGCTGCATCCGGTCCCCGACCGCGAGGGAACCTGGCTGGCGACCCTGCCGTCGGCCGCGGCCGCCCAGTCGTTCATCGGGCTCGTGCTCGATTCCACGCTGGAGCCCACGCGCCTCGAGCTGCTGAACGAGCCGGCCCTGCGGGCGTGCCAGGCGCCGCCCGCGCCCTTCGGCGTCGCCGTGTCGCTGGCCGGCGTGGAAGCCGCGGTCCGCGACGAGGCCGACCGCTTGCAGGCGCTGGCCCGGGGGGCGGGGGGACACCTCGTCGCGCTGGACGACGGCTTCTGGCCGCGTTACGACCGCGCCCTGGCCAGGGCCGAAGGCGAGGTGGTGCTGCAACTCGGGGTGCTGCCGAGCCGGATCGCCGACACGCTCGATGCCATCACGGCGGCCCACGCCGAGGTGAACTCGGGCGCCACGCCTCGGGTGGCCGGCTGCGCGGCCAGTGGTTCGCTACGCCTGCTCCTGCCCGGCGCTGGCGTCGAGGACGCGGCGAGCGTGGTCACGCGTCTGCGTGCGGCGGTGGGCGGGTTCGATGGCAGCGTCGTCGTCCAGGCGGGCCCCCGAGCGCTCCGCGCAACCGTGGATCCCTGGGGCGCTGTGGCGCCTGCCGCCCTCGAGCTGATGCGACGCCTTCGAGACGAGTTCGACCCCGGCCGCGTGCTCAACCCCGGTCGCTTCGTGGGCGGTCTGTGA
- a CDS encoding FAD-linked oxidase C-terminal domain-containing protein — protein sequence MALSDQFVDELRGILGPEGLVMSPEGRLVYECDMHTYYKGIPDVVALPSRTEQVVELVRRCHQHGVPVIPRGAGTGLIGGAMAARGGVMIGLNRMDAILEIDLPNRCATVQPGVINLWLTRAVAERGYFFAPDPSSQMVSSIGGNVATNAGGAHCLKYGITTNHVLGLEIVTGRGELIRLGGKVADRPGYDLTGVVVGSEGTFGLVTEVTVRLRHAPEAVKTVLASFPSLVDASHAVSDIIAAGVIPAALEMLDAVIIRAINAGVAPVYPTEAAAVLLIELDGPRAEVERQGERCATVCRERRALEVRVARDEAEQALLWKGRKEAAGAVGRLTASYLLQDAVVPRSKLPDIMQEMQTIAARHGVLIANVFHAGDGNLHPLICYDDRQPDELRRAGLANEELLQACIALGGSVTGEHGVGVDKAKNLPLQFADADLNFMYRLRRVFDPPGIMNPDKLLPSHPACGEGFRPSRPTLPAGTWI from the coding sequence ATGGCGCTGAGTGACCAGTTCGTCGATGAGCTGCGAGGGATTCTCGGGCCCGAGGGGCTCGTGATGTCCCCGGAAGGACGGCTGGTCTACGAGTGCGACATGCACACGTACTACAAGGGCATCCCCGACGTCGTGGCCCTGCCCAGCCGCACCGAGCAGGTGGTGGAGCTGGTGCGCCGCTGCCACCAGCACGGCGTCCCGGTGATCCCGCGCGGCGCGGGTACCGGGCTCATCGGCGGCGCGATGGCGGCGCGGGGTGGCGTGATGATCGGCCTCAACCGGATGGACGCCATCCTCGAGATCGATCTGCCCAACCGCTGCGCCACCGTGCAGCCCGGCGTCATCAACCTGTGGCTCACGCGGGCCGTGGCCGAGCGCGGCTATTTCTTCGCCCCTGACCCCTCGAGCCAGATGGTGTCCTCTATCGGCGGTAATGTGGCCACCAACGCCGGGGGCGCGCATTGCCTGAAGTACGGCATCACCACCAATCACGTGCTCGGGCTGGAGATCGTCACGGGCCGAGGAGAGCTGATCCGGCTGGGGGGGAAGGTGGCTGACCGTCCCGGCTACGATCTCACCGGCGTGGTCGTCGGCAGCGAGGGCACCTTCGGACTCGTCACCGAGGTCACCGTGCGCCTGCGCCACGCGCCCGAAGCGGTGAAGACGGTGCTGGCGTCGTTTCCATCCCTGGTGGATGCCTCGCACGCCGTGTCCGACATCATCGCCGCCGGCGTCATTCCCGCGGCGCTGGAGATGCTCGACGCCGTCATCATCCGGGCCATCAACGCCGGCGTGGCCCCCGTGTACCCGACCGAGGCCGCCGCCGTGCTGCTGATCGAGCTCGACGGTCCTCGCGCCGAGGTTGAGCGACAGGGGGAGCGCTGCGCCACCGTGTGCCGCGAGCGCCGGGCGCTCGAAGTTCGGGTGGCGCGGGACGAGGCGGAGCAGGCACTGCTCTGGAAGGGACGCAAGGAAGCGGCCGGCGCCGTGGGCCGCCTCACCGCCAGCTACCTGCTGCAGGACGCGGTCGTCCCTCGTTCGAAGCTCCCCGACATCATGCAGGAGATGCAGACGATCGCGGCGCGGCACGGCGTGCTCATCGCGAACGTCTTCCACGCCGGCGACGGTAATCTCCATCCCCTGATCTGCTACGATGATCGCCAGCCCGATGAGCTGCGGCGGGCGGGGCTGGCCAACGAGGAGCTGCTGCAGGCGTGCATCGCGCTGGGGGGCAGTGTCACCGGCGAGCACGGCGTCGGCGTGGACAAGGCCAAGAACCTGCCGCTGCAGTTCGCCGACGCCGACCTCAATTTCATGTACCGGCTGCGCCGGGTCTTCGATCCGCCCGGCATCATGAATCCCGATAAGCTGCTGCCGTCCCATCCGGCGTGCGGGGAGGGCTTCCGCCCGTCACGTCCGACCCTGCCGGCCGGGACCTGGATCTGA